From Haloarcula hispanica ATCC 33960, the proteins below share one genomic window:
- the gatC gene encoding Asp-tRNA(Asn)/Glu-tRNA(Gln) amidotransferase subunit GatC: MSDPAVDPEEVRHVADLARVDLADDEIERFTEQLGDILDAFEALDDVPETEREAELSNVMRPDETRESLSQEEALRNASDTEEGQFKGPKVS, from the coding sequence ATGAGCGACCCCGCCGTCGATCCCGAGGAGGTCCGGCACGTCGCCGACCTCGCCCGTGTCGACCTCGCAGACGACGAGATCGAGCGGTTCACCGAGCAGCTGGGCGACATCCTCGACGCGTTCGAAGCGCTCGATGACGTCCCAGAGACAGAACGCGAGGCCGAACTCTCGAACGTGATGCGCCCCGACGAGACACGCGAAAGCCTCTCACAGGAGGAAGCGCTCCGGAACGCCAGCGACACCGAGGAAGGGCAGTTCAAAGGGCCGAAGGTGTCGTAG